Part of the Scyliorhinus canicula unplaced genomic scaffold, sScyCan1.1, whole genome shotgun sequence genome is shown below.
TACCAACCCAATATACCACCAACATACAAGCAGATCACAGACTTGTTAGTACAATTATACAATTTACACTATATTACTGAGAAACAAATGGACTATTTTAAACAATTTCAACCTTTACCACGAATATTTTACCTCCTCCCAAAAATACATAAAAATCCGGAAACATGGACTGTACCACATAAAATTCCCCCAGGTAGACCCACAGTTTCagactgtgggagtgagtccaatAGGATCCCGGAATACATTGACTCATTTTTAAAACCCTTAGCCCAAAAACACTCGAGTTCCATTAAAGACACATATCATTTCATTGAAATTGTTAGATCCCTGACTATCACTCCAAACACAAtgttattcaccatggatgtcgaCAGTCTTCACACCAACATTGAGACCGATAGGCGAATTGaagcagtgaaaaatattttttttaaatattggcaaCCTAATAGACCGGGTGAAATCCTTATTCAACTATTACACCTAGGGCTGACTAGAAATGACTTTCAATTTAATAATGACCGTTATCTACAGATTATGGGGTACAGCAATGGCCAAAATATTTGCACCGGCCTATGCCAATATCTTCATGGCCGAATAGGAAGAAATTGTCTTCAAAAAGTGCCCCAAGATGCCATTATGCTACTACAGATATCTAGATGATATATGGGGTATTTGGACACACAATTGGATTTTGAACAATTTGTACATATCCTTAACAATCATCACCCATCTATTAAAATTAAAGTcattacacacaaacacacaacagATTTTTTGGACACCACTGTATATGAAGACAGAAAGGCAAATGGCGAATACAAATTAGCTGCTAAAGTTTTCTTTAAACCTACAGACACTCATGCACTTTTGCACACTAACAGCCATCACCCAAAACACATTTTTTGGGGCCTCATTAAATCGCAATTGACAAGGTTCCACTGCATTTGCTCAGAAAACTCAGATTCTGAGACTGCAGTACATAATTTATTTACAGCTTTACAGCATAGAGGATACACAAAAAGATTTCTCAGATATATTAAATCAAACGTGTaaatgaaaatggaaaagaagatgtagtttggaacaaaataaacagaataaAAGCATACAAAAATATAGAGTAAAAGAAACTTATAGAAAATAGATAAAGAAACATACAAGAGGGAATATCAGagcgcttttttaaaaaaaagcttgaaGCTAGCAAGCAGAGAAGAGGTCAAACGTTTGAGAAAAACAACAGGCATAAGAAAGGATCATTAAGAAAACCATGAGTGTTTGAGACAGACAGGATATCGCTGTTGGTTGTTTTGGGAAGTGTAACGATTTCTGAAAGAAATAGCAGCGTTGAGAATAAAGGGACCCAGTGGCGAAGGAGACATGGCAAGTTTAAGGTGCTACAAGATTCTGAGGCCAGCACGTGCGGGAACGGATGTGTTAGAAAGCTGCTAGTATTTTAAGTGGACAGGATATAGCTGTAAATTAGTTTCTGAGAAAGAGGGAACAAATGGGGTTttgcaaatgtggcaatcttgAACAGGACGGGTATATTTTGGGAAAAAGGAGACGAGTGGTTTTAAAATGTATCACAGCCTCCATCCAGGTGCAGGACAGCGAGGTTTAATTGAAATGTGACATATCTATAAGGGAAATTATGAGACAATGCTTTGTGGTTGAAATGTGCTGGAGAGGCAAATTCAAGAGTATAACGCCTCGAATCACCAGTGGCAAAATCAGAACTCAGAGAACTGACAACCTTAGAGCATTCGGCTCGAGTTTATTCTCAGATCCGATTCGAGTCAGCTCATCGGTCCGTGGGGAACAGAAGAAGCTGGAAAGCCGAAGAATAAGAACAGCCACCAGCTATCAGGACAGAAGAAGAATCGTTAAAGAGAGCTCTTGGAGTCTGATCAGCTAAAAGAGATCTTTAAATACAAAGATTGTTAGGATTTTGTAAAGCCAAATAAAAAGTTTTATTTTAACTctaaacctgaaacagtggtttattTTAAACCTAAACCTGAAACCGTGGTTTATTTTTAATCGGAACCTGAAATAGCTTTTTACCCAAAAGACTCACCTAGACATTCTCAACAGCTCCACACCCTTAAGGGACATTGAGTGGTAAGTGAGTTAAAATTCTTCCTTGTAGATTTGGCATCCTATAATAACTTGAAAAAGAGTTTGAAATGGATTAGTTCCCACCTGGTATCAGCAAGGGAGTCTAAGAGATAGAAGACCTGAGAGTGGCCAACTAGTTAAAAAGTTATAGGATATAGTAATTCAGAAAGGATTAATATCTTTATTCTTAGCGAAAATTGAGCACAAGAATACAGGCCCCAGCACCGAACCCCGatgcacatcactagtcaccagctgccatcccctttatccccactctctgccttctgccagtcagccaatcctcgatccatgccaggatcttacactTAACAGCATGGACTCTTAATTCATcgaagtctcctatgcggcaccttgtcaaagaccttctggaaacccAAATGGATCAcacccactggctctcctttgtctaacttcccttttacctcctcaaagaattctaacagatttgccaggcatgacctccccttgacggagccgtgctgactcagttttATTTTGCCATGTACTTCCAGGAACTCCGTAATcttatccttaataatggactctaaaatcttatcaacaACCAAAGTCAAACTAATcggtctataatttcccatcttctatctccttcccttcttaaactggagtgttacattagccatttcccTGTTCTCTGGGAGCCCCTTGACTCCAGTGATCCCTGAAGGATCACCACCAATGGCTCCACAACCTCCGCAGTTATCTCCTTCGGTACCctgaggtgtagtccatccggtctgggcgatttatccaccttcaggcctttcagcttccccagcaccctcttaGTGATGGccgctacactcacctctgcccccgactttctttcctccactcccagttttctctttccctctcctctGTTGGATCGCCCTCCTTGCACCTGGATTTGGAGCATCTTGTGAAGGCACTGCTGGAAGTACTGCTCCAGTGCTTTTGAGGTgcctgctccaggttttccaagtTTCTAAAGCCTTTAGAAGGTAGAGAGTGAGGGATAGCCATCAGCTCATGGAAAGCAATGGCATGCACGGTTTCACCAGCGCTGCCAACACAATTGATGGCCTAAGCAGTCAATGGCCCACCCCACTGAGAGCAAAGTGTGGAAGGGAACTCATCAAGAacagagggtcagtcagtgctCACTGGAGGGAACATTCTGAAGAACCCCTCGACCAAGACTCTGACTTCAACGTCCTCAAGTCCATTCCCCAGTATCCTGTCCAGCTCAGTCCCCGTGGTACCCCGATCTGGAGCGGAGTGAAAAAGCCATTCAACAGCTGAAAAACAACACGGCCTCTGGAGCAGAATGAATCCCTGCTGAAATTCTGAAGCACGGCAGGGTTACACTCCTGGCATAGCTACACAATCTCCATATTCCTCCTCTGGGAAGAAGAATGCATGCCGGTGGATCTCCGAGACACTGTGACTATATTGAAGTCAGACAAATCAAGTCAGATTGTGGTAATTACACAAGGGGACTCCCTGCTGTCTGACACAGAGACGATCATTGCCAGGATCCTCCTCAATGATCTCCTCTTAGTGGCAAAGAGTCACAGTTAGGTTTTCTCCCTTCGCGAGGCTCCAAAGACATTCTACACTGTGTGACaaacccaaggggcaatttactgtggccaatccacttaccctgcacatctttgggttgtgggggtgaaacccacgcagacacggggagaatgtgcaaactccatacagacagtgactcaaggccaggattcgaacccgggtcctcagcgccacagtcccagtgctaaccactgtgccacatgccacccctcacAGGTCTTTTCTGACTTCACAATAACACTTCACACTGTCAAAATGATTTTTTATTCAGTATGTTCCTCAAATTTGGCTGTCCTCAGAACTTGGCCACAATCCTCCACCTGCACTACGATGACACACAAGCCATGATCCTCATCAATGGAAACACCCCAGACCCTATCTCAGTGAAGACTGGGATCAGACAAGGCTGTgtcactgcaccaaccctcttccCTTTCACggtagcagtggtcagcactgttgcttcacagcaccagggacctgggagttcaattcccactcgggtcactgtctgtgcggagtctgtacattctccccgggtctgtgtggggctcccacaagtccctaaagatgtgaggtgaattgttaggtgaattggacattctgaattttcgctCAATTTAGAGGCGCTCGAGTGTGGCAACTCAggaattgtcacagtaactttattgcattgCGACATagaagatacatagaagatagcagcaggaggaggccttttggcccttggagcctgcaaGGCTacttaatgttagcctacttgtgacactgtctCACCTCCAGCAAATTACCCACGGGTGTGGAGATAATCGACAGGACAGGAAaccgacaccaccttcaaaacaaAACCAGATTCAGTTCAACCTCAGACATCAAGCTCCAGTTTGCAGATGTCTGTTAAATCCATCCATCTCCCTTGATTCTATAATCTCATTTTCCTCATCTGGGAAGAAGGATTCATGCCGGGGATCTCAGAGACACTGTGACTATATTCAAGAAGAGAGACAAGTCAGATTGTGGTAATAACACAGGCGACTCCCTGCTGTCTGCCACAGAGAAGATCACTGCCAGGATCCTCCTCAATGATCTCCTCTTAGTGGCCAAAGAGCTCCTTCCAGAGTCACAGTTAGGTTTTCTCCCTTCACAAGGCACCAAAGACATGATCTACACTACGTCACAAACCCAAGCAAAATACAAGGAACATCACGAATCACAGGTCATTTCTGACCTCACAGAAACACTTCACTGTCAAAGTGATGTTTAATTCAGTATGTTCTTCAAATTTGGCTGTCCTCAGAACTTGGCCACCATCCTCCGCCTACACGACGATGACACACGAGCCATGATCCTCATCAATGGAAACAACCAGGTACTATCTCAGTGAAGACTGGGATCAGCCACGGCTGTGTCACTACACCAGCCCACTTCCccttcatggtagcacagtggttagcactggtgcttcacagcaccagggacctgggtttgattcccacttgggtcactgcggagtctgcacattctcccagtgtctgcgtgagtctcccacaagttccgaacgaGGCAAAGcgaattgttaggtgaattggacattctgaattttccctcaatttacccaaaccggtgccggagtgtgacaactaggggattttcacagtaacttcattgcaatgttacatagaagatagcagcaggaggaggccttttggcccttcaagcctgcaaggCTACTTAATGTattcctacttgtgacactaataaagattattattatctcaatTCCAGCAAATTACCCTCGGGTGTGGAGATAATCGACAGAACAGGAAACTGATACCACTTTCAAAACAAAACCAGAATCAGTTCAACCTCAGACATTAAACTCCAGTTTGCAGATGTCTGATCTGCTTGTTCAATCCATCCATCTCCCTTGATTCTATAACCATTAATACTCTCGTCTCACAAACTTCTTTCAATCTCAGTTTTTATAGTTTCTATTGACAGAATCTGAACAGAATTGCAGATTTCACTATATTTTCTTAAAAGTGATTTCTGACATTGCTCCTTAACAGCCCAGTCTCAGTTAGACAAATAAATATCACTGATTTGGTCATTTAAATGGTGACAATTATTTTACTCTTAACTGGTTATGTAACAAAATTTCAAAATCATAATAATAATTTGAGTAAAACACTGCGGAAGCTGGAAATGTGAAGTGAAAACAGAAAGTTGTGGAAatcctcagcaggtttggcagcttctgtgaagagagagaaagagagttaacatttccaatgcaatctgattcttcttcagaaaTGAGAGTTTGCAGCATTGTGATTCCATTTGACAGACATAATGAAGGTGAACTTTGTGGTTCTTACAGATACCTGGCTGTAAATCTGATTTCAGACCTTCCTCTGAACACTTTGCAACCTCAGCTCCAGCTCATTCTCCTTCACTAAAGACCCAGATAGAAAATCCCGCCACAAGATGGCGCCGGTTGCCTCGATGACACGGGGCTGTCACCGGGGAGGAAGTCCCGCCCACTCCCGCAAACTGtaccaagatggccacccaaGCGCTCCGCGCCAAGAACAAAAGACCCGACTTCCTTTCCCAAGATGACGGCCGGTTGTCAGCGTGAATCCAGACCCGGATTAACCTCTGCCTATTGGTCGGGACCGGCCGTCAATCACTCCCCAGCCATTTTGGGTTCGAGCATGCGCAATGTGAATATGAAGCTGGATTCAGGCGGGTGAGTGGAGGCCCCAAactccccaataagacccattggttttattgtcaatCTGCAGAcaagagctggagaactgaacccaggcagaggagagggagggagagagaaaactgggagtggaggaaagaaatggtgcagatggtgagatgggtttggatttcagcccagggaggagggagagtgtgtgggacggggatttacagctttgggggaacaagagagggaaaaatgttccagagaaactagaattgtctgttcagaatttctattctAGACTGactgatggcttttgtaaactccttttacaggatattggaaGCAGAGGATTTGCTGACAGAAAACTCAAACCAAATATCACAttgagatctgacagagtcactcaatTCTTTCTAACCTGAATATCACagtctttgaatgtggaaggagtaatgtttgtctgttcagtttgtgggaaaagattttaaacatcagtgtgattggaaaagcacagAGACGCACGTACAAAGTAAGTGTTccatgaactgactgtggaaagagattTAACCAGTTACATAGTCAGCAAaaccatcacaccattcacagtggggagaaaccgtccaTGTGTTGTCTGTCTGGACAAGAGTTCAACTTGTCattcaacctggagagacacggacaccggcaccatggagaaaccgtggaaatgtcggGACTGTTGGAAGGGATTCGGTTACCCTTCTGAACTGGAAatgcatcgacgcagtcacactggggagaggccattcacctgctccacctgtgggaagggattcacccagtcatccagcctgctgacacaccagtatGTTCACACAGAACAGACACCTTTCAAATGTTCTCAATGTGAGAAGAGATTTAAAAGCAAAAAGTATCTGTTGAGACACCAacacattcacagtgaggagaagccattcacctgctccttgtgtggaaagggattcactgctCCATCTAACcttcagaaacaccagcgagttcacactgataaaagaccttttaaatgtccagactgtgggaagtgctttaaAACCTCCGGGGAAGTGACctgtcatcaacgtgttcacactgacgagagaccattcaggtgctctcactgcgggactggcttCAAGCGATCATCTGAActtactgtacatcagcgaattcacactggggagagaccgtttacctgctctgtgtgtgggaagggattcattcagtcatatcATCTACtgaaacaccaacaaattcactcTGATCTAaaaccttttaaatgttttgTCTGTGagcagagctttaaaagcagcaaTGGTCTAGTGatgcatcagcgaattcacactggggagagaccattcacctgctctgtgtgtgggaagggcttcACTCAGTCATATAACCTGCTGAAGCACCAACAAATTCACTCTGATATAAAATCTCTTCAATATTTTGCCTGTGAGCAGAGCTTTAGAAGCAGCAGTAGTCTAATgaaacaccagcaaattcacactggagagagattgTTCACCTGTCCcgagtgggaatggattcactgaCTTACAGCTtatgctgaaacaccagcgacttGATGAGTGTCTGCAGGGATTGGATTCGGCTGTTTTTGCTGCTGTCAATCAGATCCAGGACTGAAATGTGTGGGTTAATACTGAGGTGTGTAAGAAACGCGCCACAGTCGCTCTCTTCCATGGTTCAGAGCTCCGAGATACAGACAGAAGGCTCCTTTACAACTGTGTTTAGAGGCAACAAGATTAATGATGAATGCTGGAAACTTAAGATTTTAGTCCGGGAGTCAGAGTTTACCCAAAAGTGGGGTCCATGTCATTGATAATTTTGAAGAGTTTATGAACAAACAACAGGTTAGATCTGGTACACCAGCTAAATCGGCAGAAAATACATGTGACCCATAACAGTTGTAAggctccttcctgtttattcccttaattTCACTATCTCTTATTTTGGCGTTActatttttgatccatgaatgattaatggacatgtcttTAAAttaagcaggattaatggacatgtatctttacgtcaagcaggattaatggacatgtatctttacgtCAAGCAGGATTATCGACATGTATCTTTacgtcaagcaggattaatggacatgcatctttaaatcaagcaggattaatggacaagTGTCTTTAAGTTAAGCGGTAGAATTCAGAAGTTACTGGAGAGAATACTAGTTCCTGCTGGTTTGAATGCTGATGTCCATGGCTGGAAGTGAGAGTCTCCTCGGAATGGATTACTGATCCCGGATCAGGAGGATGGTGATATCCGGGGCTGGAGGTGACAGCCACCTCGGAAAGGAATACTGATCCCAGATCAGGAGGATGGTGATATCCGGGGCTGGAAGTGACAGTCTCCTCGGAATGGATTACTGATCCCAGATCAGGAGGATGGTGATATCCGGGGCTGGAAGTGACCGTCTCCTCGGAATGGATTACTGATCCCGGATCAGGGGGATGGTGATATCCGGGGCTGGAAGTGACAGTCTCCTCGGAATGGATTACTGATCCCGGATCGGGAGAATGGTGATATCCGGGGCTGGAAATGACAGTCTCCTCGGAATGGATTACTGATCCCGGATCAGGAGGATGGTGATATCCGGGGCTGGGAGTGACCGTCTCCTCGGAATGGATTACTGATCCCGGATCAGGAGGGTGAAGATCTCCATGGTTGGAGGTTCTGATCATTTATTTCactatctatttatttatttattttaaaaattagagtacccaattattttttttccaattaaggggctatttagtgtggccagtccacctaacctgcacgtctttgagttgtgggggttaaacccatgcagacatggggagaatgtgcaaactccacacggacagtgacccagagccgggatttattTAACTATTTATTAGAAAGGAACAGATACTCAAGGTAATGCTTCCTATTTCCATCAGAAAACATGAAGTTATGGAATGAAGAACTTCTattaggagcagttgaggactctgggtctgtgatcgatggagtttagaaggatttgAGGGGGATAGAATCttaaaagtgcagaaggaggcattcagcccTTGAGTCTTcatggaccctctgaaagagcaccctatctaggctcatgcccccaccctatcccccgaaccccacttcacctaacatttcacagtaacttcattgaagcctacttgtgacaataagagattattattattaagggacaatttagcatggccaatctacctaaccaacatatctttggactatgggaggacacaggagcacccggaggaaacccacgcagacactgggacaaagtgcaaacgtcacagacagccacccaaaactggaattgaacctgtggcgctttgaggcagcagtgctaacccctctgccaccatgccattctcattgaaacttacagaatactgcgaggcctggatagagtggacgtggagaggatgtttctaccagtaggagaaactagaacccgagggcacagcctctgaCTGAAGGGACGAACCTTTCAAActgatatgaggaggaatttctttcttttctctctctctttctcactctctctctctctttctcaccctctcatggtagcacaatagttagcactgttgtttcacagcgctagggacccgggattgattcccggcttgggtcactgattgtgtggagtctgctcgttctccctgtgtctgcgtcggtttcttccgggtgctccgatttccttccacaagtccctaaagacatgtttgttaggtgaattggacattcttaattctccctcagtgtacctgaacaggcggcggagtgtggcgactagggaattttcacagtaacttcactgcagtgttaatgaaagcctacttgtatcactaataaagattattattatgtggtactctttgccgcagaaggctgtggaggctaaatcactgagtgtctttaagtcagagatagacaggttcttgttcataaggggatcgggggttatggggaggaggcaggagaatggggatgagaaaaatgtaagccatgactgaatggcagagcagacttgatgggctgaatgacctaattctgctcctatatcttatggtcattTTGTGGTTCATTGCTTGCTCGGATCTATGTTTAACCTTTACACAGCTGCAGGTTTACATATGGGTCCTCGGATCCTCCCACCCTCTCACATTTATCTTGTTTCAGGCTCTGCTGGAGACAAGTCCTTGGCAGAGAAAAAAGGCCGacactgtcctgtgtttgtcaacCCAGGAAGCTttcttcacaagagagagagagggagctatTCCGAACAGAGGCAATACATTTAAGATTTTATAAGGTTCTTGGACAAGGACGTCTTACAGATCTCCCAACCTGGAGAAGGGAATATCCTTACTGACTTCACACAACTGATTTCTGACTAACCCAGCTATTTCTAAGCTGTGAGCAGTAAAATGTGATAACCATCGACTCAGATTCATCCTCCCCACCTGCAGATCATGCCTGACAATTCTAAATTCTTGTCATGCCGCAAATACAACATAAAATATGTTGGAAATATCAATTGAACAAAAGTTCATGCACGGACTTAAAAAATTCTCCAGCTCTTCTGAATCTAGATTGGGCagcatgggtagcacagtgggtagcactgttgctacacagcgccagagtcccagattcgatttccggcttgggtcactgtctgtgtggagtctgcatgttctccccgtgtctgcgtgggtttcctccgggtgcgccggtttcctcccacaagtcccaaaagacattctgttcggtgaattggacattctgaattttccatctgtgtacccgaacgggcgtctaggggatgtggcgactaggggtttttcacagaaacttcattgcagtgttaatgtaagcctacttgtgataataaagattattatgtttttaaattcattctttCAGGGAATGCAAATGTCCCTCAGCCCAATTCAGAGGCAGTTAGGAGTCAGCCACATGACTGTGGATTActgacccagtgacattaccacaacaccagataaacccgtaccagcctccccgaacaggcaccggaatgtggcgactagggacttttcacagtaacttaatttgaagcctactcatgacaataagcaattttcattttcatttcatttcacaacacCATCATCTCCCCTCAGAGATTGACAGATTCCATCACCTATACTCAGGCTGAGTCATTCCCATTCCCATTTGCTGCTGTGATTTTTCTCCTTTATTCTCAGTGAAACATTACATTAATTACCATTCTGAGCCCCGGAGAAACTTTCCTTTCCAATTCAATATTCACATAATCTGGTGTTTTTTCATCAGAAACAGAAGTATTTGCGATCAGTTTGGAGATAACTCCCAGATCTCCTGTTCGCAAACACTTTGTCCTGAAAGATAACAAATGGGATGAAGTCAGATCTTTAGAAGACAAAAGTCTTTAGTTCAAGTTATCCCCATGCCGTCAGTGGAAAGGGTTAACTTCTGTTTCCAAACGGGACAAACAAACATTGTCAACTGTGTCAACTTTAAATGACTTTTCAGATCAAAGGTGAACCATTTTCAACTTTTAGCGCCAGTTCATTTGGGTTTTTGTTTTTTTAGTTTTGCccaattgtttttcttttctaaATGACTGGAATAAactgaaggaaaataaaaatgagCTTTCAAGGTAAACTTCAACCTTCTTAGACCAACAAGTGTAAAAGAGAGTGGagcttcccacagcttgtgaACTCCAAAACATAACTTCAAGGCTGACGTTTATCTTCAGGGATTCAAACATTTTGGTGCCATTTCCAATTGTAccagtaaattgtgattcacactgaaaggtttactttcactccgtaattaaaacatttcacttttcccagcacaggaacaggcagcaTTTTAGATTAAATTCCAATTGTTCACTTctcttgtagctggtgtgtggagaagatcatgttcatTGTATatctgtcagcacagaaaccgcactgtgcttctggataaactcagtctgcAGGACAGTGAAGATTTTGTAACCATGACCCGAGTGAAGGGCCTTCACAGTGACTTGAAGGAGTGAGATGTTCCTGGAGTTGTTGTGGTCTTCTCTGTCACCTTTCCTTTTGCAGATTGCTATGGttattgcatcacacatgttcTGTGAACCAGTCTTACATCCATAAACAACAAGACATCATGAAGGTGTgacagtcgatgggactttcCATGTTTGCacagttcagctggaattccatccttgccgggTGCCTCTGCTTGCTCAGCGATCAATGGCTTTTTCGAACGCATGGCGAGGATTCCTTGTCTaactcaaccatgacaggaagctgcaggagactcgaaacagagactgggagatgTCCGTCTCACAGGGGTACAGCACACAGACATGGTCAACCCAATGGGACATCTGGTTTCTTCTGACTGTGAGAAGCTCACCATTTGTCAATATCTTTGTTGATGGGAGAACCAAGCAGCCTCTTGATCCCTCATGCACAGCAAGCACATATTCACTGTCACAGGCAGTTTGGATTTCCCGATGTCGGCTGATCCATTATTTATTTACACACCATGTCTCTGTATTTTACACAACTCTCTTGGTGACTTTCGAGTGATGCAGTGTTCCAGCTGTTGGGTTTATCTTCTGCATGAGGTAGACTTTGCCTTCAGCTTTTACCGATGTTTCTGCAAAATTGTTACCGTTTAATTTCATGTTCCTTCACAATATAATTTCATCATGGAGGCGTCACTGAAGAATGCACAAGTCAGTGAGAATAGTCAGCAGGATCAACCAACACTTTCTCATTGGAGATGTTAATCAGTGGAACCTTTCACACACTCAATTGTAGATTTTGCACTTAAATTCAGTTTAGGATTGAAGTCAAAGTTAATAATTTTATTGTACACAAATTCCTCTTGTCAGTTTTTGAATTAGGGAGAG
Proteins encoded:
- the LOC119960874 gene encoding oocyte zinc finger protein XlCOF19-like, whose product is MEKPWKCRDCWKGFGYPSELEMHRRSHTGERPFTCSTCGKGFTQSSSLLTHQYVHTEQTPFKCSQCEKRFKSKKYLLRHQHIHSEEKPFTCSLCGKGFTAPSNLQKHQRVHTDKRPFKCPDCGKCFKTSGEVTCHQRVHTDERPFRCSHCGTGFKRSSELTVHQRIHTGERPFTCSVCGKGFIQSYHLLKHQQIHSDLKPFKCFVCEQSFKSSNGLVMHQRIHTGERPFTCSVCGKGFTQSYNLLKHQQIHSDIKSLQYFACEQSFRSSSSLMKHQQIHTGERLFTCPEWEWIH